The proteins below come from a single Spirochaetaceae bacterium genomic window:
- a CDS encoding desulfoferrodoxin: MTKQFDFYKCKKCGNVIEVIEGHDGIVSCCGEPMSLCAENTSDGAKEKHVPVIEQTAEGYVVKVGSVPHPMTAEHYIEFIELWVDGNRYVKYLKPGDVAEYEFYVKPGKQVHAREYCNLHGLWKADR; encoded by the coding sequence ATGACCAAACAATTTGATTTTTATAAATGTAAAAAATGTGGTAACGTCATCGAGGTTATCGAGGGGCACGATGGTATCGTTAGCTGCTGCGGCGAGCCGATGAGCTTGTGCGCCGAAAACACTAGCGATGGCGCTAAAGAAAAGCACGTACCGGTTATCGAGCAAACCGCCGAAGGTTATGTGGTAAAGGTAGGCAGCGTGCCGCACCCTATGACGGCCGAGCACTACATCGAGTTTATCGAGTTATGGGTTGACGGCAACCGTTACGTCAAATACCTTAAGCCCGGCGACGTAGCCGAGTACGAATTTTATGTAAAACCCGGCAAGCAAGTACATGCCCGCGAGTACTGTAAT